The window TGTTTAACCTGAAGGTGCTTGACATCTCTCAGAACAACCTCAATTTTATCCCATATCAAGTGTTCGGCGGTCTGCCAGACAAGTTGTCTGAGCTCTACATAAAAAACAACAGATTGAAATTGTTTCAATGGTCAAAACTAAAACTTTTACAATCACTGCAAGTCTTGGATCTTAGTGGCAACAGTTTATCCACTGTTCCAAGCATCCTCTCAAAGTGTACCAAATCTCTCAAGAAGCTCATCTTGCAGCAAAACCAAATCCTGACCCTTACCCCAGATTTCCTCAAGAATGCGCATAACTTAACATATTTGGATGTTAGTTTTAATCACATACGACACATTGAGAAATCTAGCTTTCCAGATGATGTTGtcaatcaaatggaaaaactaCTTTTGCACAAAAACGATTTTGTGTGCTCGTGCAACGTTACTTCTTTTGTCACGTGGCTCAACAGCACCAAGGTGCCCATCCCCAAACTGGCCACGGATGTGACCTGTGCCGCCCCAGAGACACAACGAGGTCATGCCGTGATCTCGGTTGACCTCCTGGGTTGTCAACACAATGACTTGTCAATCATTCTCTACATGGTCAACGCTTCTCTGGTCCTGAGCTTCCTCATCCTGTGCATCTCCAGTCATCTCTTCCTGTGGGATGTCTGGTACATCTACCACTTCTGCCAGGCCAAGCTCAAGGGCTATGGTCGCTTATACTCGCAGACTGCTCTCTATGACGCCTTTGTATTGTATGACAAAGAAGATCCTGCCGTGTTGGAGTGGCTTACAAAGGAAATGTGTGTCCATCTGGAGGGACGAGGAGATCGCCGGCTAACTTTGTGTCTGGAGGAGCGAGACTGGATTCCCGGCTATCCGCTGATCGACAACCTCTCCCAGAGCATCCACAAGAGCAAGAGGACGGTGTTCATTCTCaccaataaatacattaaaagcgGAAACTTCAAGACTGCTTTCTACATGGCCCACCAAAGgttaatggatgaaaaaaatgacGTTATCGTGTTGATCCTCTTGGAGAAAGTGCCTTGCAATTCCAAGTACCTCAGACTGCGGAAAAGGCTGTATAAACGCTCCATTCTCGAGTGGCCAACAAACCCTCAAGCTCAGCCATACTTCTGGTTCAGCCTGAAAAGCGTTTTAGCCACTGAAAGCCACAAGCAATACAACAACCTCTTTAAGGAGACACTGTAAAATAAATTAGTATGACCAGTATCACTCTGCAAACACCTTCCTGCTACCTCTCCATTACATTTGTATGTGTCTTCAAAGTGTGATAAGTTCAATGTtatttatctctttttttttttttttttttattacacagtggttaacttctcttAAGttcagaatgttaaaatgttacttaagatATTTCCAGTACATTTGATCAAGGTGATATTTATGTAAGTAACAAATTGATTCGCttttcattatttcttttaagAAACTTGGAAGTCAATCAGCTTCATGGAATTGACTGTGCTGGACTTAAGATgtttcactgtactgtatatgcattttAATGGAAGCTTCGAAAAGCCACTCTGAACCCTCCATTCTCGAGTAGCAAACATCCCATACAGCTGAGTCATACATctagtttctttttttagccACCGAAAGCCACAAGCAATACAACTACTTCTTTGAAGAGATGTTGTCAAATAGACCAGTAGAGTTCTCTACACATATACAAGGGTTTTTAGTGTACTGTGTGAATGTTctaacattaaaattaaaataaaacaacattgatGTAACATGATGTAACTTCTTTCTCTGTGTAAAAAAGCAGGCATAATGCGCATCTCatttgttcaacattttatgaaaCAAGGAAGTTATGCTCTAATGCACTTCTGCAATTCTTTTTCTACTTCTGTCCCAGAACTTAATGCAGGAGATCATCTGAGCTTTGCACCTGTTTGATTAGAGGGGGTTATCGacagaatacaataaatacaaaagaagAGTTGAGAATTGTTGACTTGTGATTCCAGGCTTTATAGTCTAACAAAGCATTTGGGAATCCAAAGGAATCAGTGACGCATCCGCAATGGTGAGTGTCACCGATGCAAACTTCTCTCgacacattttcaagctttaaaCGTTTCCTTAAAACTACGCAGGCAGAAACTTTTGTGAATGCCTTTGTTTATATTAGCTATTGTAGACCTTTGTGTAATAAATCTTGGCATAAGGGCCACATGCATCTGTTACTGTGCTAAGAACTGAGGAGCTCCGGCTAAAAAGAGTCAGAAGTTGTAGTTAGTCATTCCCTAACACCCGTGATACCGCTTACACCATAATTGTCAAAAGGAAGGCGAGGGGGCGAGGTTCGACACACCACATCTTTTTATGTCGCCCAGCAAAGCAAATAAAGTCAACTTTGTTTCTTGCTGATTGGatttgtttctttattgtttGCTGAAAATCTCTGCCAAATTTCAAAATCTTCTTCAATTTTAACAGACATTACAAATCCCCTTCTTAACATAAGAAGGGGATTTGGTAAAATATAAGGTGAGGAAAGagttcaaaatattttactgacttaattttgttgttcatcTACAGGCTGCCAAATGTTGGGTGCACTTGCTCCTGctctttgcttgtttttgtccAGTTGCGAGCAAACCTGAATGGATGTTACCTCAGTTCCCTTGTGATGTCAGGGCCCAGAATGTCTCAGAAGTCAAATTTGACTGCCAAAGGCGCAGACTGCAAAAAATACCACATGGGATAACAAGTAAcgcaacagtgctgaacttaTCAGAAAATCAAATCAAGCATATTGAATCTAATATATTTTCACGCCTACTGAATCTCACTCGAATCAACCTGAGCTGGGCAAATCAAAAGCAATCAGTGAAGATTGATGACAATACGTTCAGAAACTTGACCAAGCTGCGTGTGCTGGAGCTGAATGGCAACCGCCTGACTGCACTGCCTGCCCCACTCCCTCTTGGTTTGACTGACCTCGAGCtaaacagcaacaacattttgtctttggaTAACAGCAGCCTTATTGGACTTCCAAATGTGACAAAACTATGGCTATCCAAGAATTGCTACTACTGGAATCCCTGCGGGACAAATATGAACATCGCGGAAGGCAGTTTTGCACCAATGACCAAGCTACTGAATTTGGACTTGTCCTTTAACAACCTAACCAAAGTTCCCAAAGGACTCCCCTCATCATTGAACACGCTGGAGCTGGCGTCCAATCAAATCCAGGACATATCTGAATATGATTTTCGTGGCATGGAACAACTGAAAGTCCTCAAGATACAAGGGAACTGTCCGAGATGTCAAAACGCTCCCTATCCTTGTGTTTCCTGCAAAAACGAGTCTCTTGCCATTCATGTGAACGCCTTTAATGATCTAATACAGCTACAAAGTCTGAGTTTGGCAGGAAACTCACTGACCAGCATAAACCCATCCTGGTTCAAGAACCTATCCCAACTTAAAGAGctgttcatttcatttaacTTCTTAGAAACAGTAATTACCGGGGACGCTATATTTCTTACACATATTCCGAAACTTGAAAAAATTGATCTCTCCTTCAACTTTTTACTAAAGATCTATCCCCAAACATTAAAACTTTCCAAGTATTTCTCACATCTAGTGTCACTCAGAACTTTGCATTTGGCGGGTTTAGTCTTCCAGGAAATTGGAACGGACACACTTCAACCTCTTTACGACCTTAAAAACCTGTCTGCACTGAACTTGGGGACCAACTttatcattcatttcaattccaGCATAATGGGCAAATTCTCAAACCTGAAAATGATATACCTTGCAGAAAACCGTCTGTATCCGACTAAGGTGAGAAGTGTGATGCATTCGAACGAGGGATACAATTTGTTTTCAACATTCACAAGCCACCATCCGCAGGACTTTGAGATATCGCACAGCCTTATCAAACAGGAGTGTTACGATTCTGGGCGGGTGCTGAGCCTCAACTCAAATAATCTGTTCTTCATCTCGCCACAGCAGTTTGAAGGCTACGGCAACATCACATGTCTCAACCTCTCAGGGAATGGATTCTCGTCAGCGCTCAACGGCACAGAGTTCACCTCGATCCCAACACTGACGTATCTAGACTTGTCCTTTAACAAGCTCGATCTGGCCTACGACCATGCCTTCAGTGAGCTAAAGAAATTACAAGTACTGGACATCAGTTACAATTCGCACTACTTTCAGGCCTACGGCATAACACATAATCTACACTTTCTACAAAATCTGCCTGTCCTGAGAGTTTTGAATATGAGTCATAACTCTATTTCCACATTGACAACAAAACACATGTGCAGTAAATCATTGTCAGAACTACAGTTTCAAAACAACCATTTAGGGAATCTGTGGAAAGAAAGGGATCCGTCATACATAGCACTTTTCAGCAATTTAACAAATTTGACCATATTAGATATATCCAATAACCGTATCACCAAACTTCCCGACAaagtttataatttttttcccaaaaacctGACGATATTATGTATAAGTCACAATTCCCTCTCAGTTTTCAGATGGGACAAGTTAAACCATTTCCTTCACCTTCAAAGTCTGGACCTGAGCTACAATGTCATATCTGATGTAACGGGTATCAACTTCAATGCCACCAACAAGTTGCTCCACCTGGACCTGAGTCATAACGAGATCTACCACTTGGATGATGGCTTTTTGAAAGGCGCCAAAAGCCTCACGACTCTTTCCCTTAGCTACAACAAACTGGCTGTCATTAATCAGTCAACCTTCCAGTTGAGCCCTGAATCTCCAATACAAAAGTTGTTCCTCGGGCATAACCCATTTCAGTGTACCTGTCACATGTTAGACTTTATTCTGTGGATTGAAACCAGTGGTGTGCACATCCCCCAACTGACCACTGATGTCACATGTGAAGCTCCAGAAAACCAGAAGGGTCGCGCGCTCATTTACTTTGAGATCAATCAGTGTGTGAATGGCAGTTATGCTTTCTTGCTCTGCTTGTTATCAAGTTCCTTCattattgttttcatgtttgtggTGACGAGTGCTCACTTATTTTACTGGGACGCTTCCTACATTCTACACTACGTGAAAGCTAAACTGATGGGGTACCAATCCCTGAACTCGGGACACAGTGTTTATGACGTCTTTGTGACTTACGACACCAAAGATCCACACGTCTCTGAGTGGGTGATGAGGAACCTCAGGGTGAAGCtggaagaggagggggaaaagCATCTTCCTCTGTGTCTGGAGCAGAGGGACTGGCTTCCTGGAGTGCCACTCATGGATAACCTCCTTCAGAGCATCCGACAGAGCCGCAAGACTATGTTCGTCTTGACGGAGGGCTACGTGAAGACCGGGGTCTTTCGGCTGGCCATGTACCTGGCCCATCAACGCCTGCTGGACGAGAACGTGGATGTGATCGTGCTCCTGATGCTGGAGCCCGTGCTGCAGCACtcgtacttcctgcggctccGGAGGAGACTGTGCGGGAAAAGCGTGGTGGAGTGGCCCAAAACAGCGGCCGCCGAGCCTTGGTTTTGGCAAAACCTGCGAAATGTCATCAGAGTGGACAATCAGGTCATGTACAACAAGACCTACTCCATGTACTTTACCAATAGGTGATGGAGTCCTTCACAGACATCAACTTGTTTCCAACGACAGCGAGCAAACTGGCCTAATGATGCGTTAATATGAATCCCACCCAAGCGCTCGATACGACATGCCCCGATGCAATAGAATTGACTGTTGCATCCAGGCGGGATATGCCCTACCGCATCCAGGTGGGAAGCGCGGGCTTTGCAGATGAAACGAGGCgaccattcaaaatgtgtatcacatttgtacaaaataaaaacaatcaagtttgctAGGGTTAATGGGATTCATAATGACACCCCCACACTGAAGTAATAAGTGAATACTGCCTTTCCCGCCTGGATGCCGTAGGGCGTGTCCTACCTTGGGATGCAGcaaccaatcatattgcagcggggcgtgtccCATGACGACAACTCAGTTGGATTCCTAATAACGCGTCTAAAACTTCTGTGCATCTTTGTAAAGATACTGTGTTGATATCATGCAAATATCCTGAGAATGTTTAGctaattatgttttttattttactgtgacacattaaaaacagaattgcAGTCtcgaaataaatgaaaatacctGTATTTCAAGCTATATGTCTACATACATAAGTAGAACTAACAAAAGACAATTGATGAGGCAGGTAGGTAGATtagatagatcgatcgatagatagatagatagatagatagatagatagatagatagatagatagatagatagatagatagatagatagatagatagatagatagatagatagatagatagatagatagatagatagatagatagatagatagactggTGCTGTGAATTTACGCCGCCATTACTCCATTCCACCACAAAGCGTCACTGCTGTTGCATTTTCCACTGTCAGAGTTTTGGGGAACCTAAAACGCGGTTCACTTGAGAATAGTTGGACGTGAAACATTTCCTTTCTTGCAACGGGAACTAACACAGACTTAATTAACTTCCGGTGGAAGGAGGAGGGATATACCTTCGGATACACAGCTGAGACCTAAAATAAcggttttatttattaatgacgactgctataaaataaaatttaaaaatcggTTGGTTTGAGAGAGTGTTGAATCCAGAATTAAAATATAACCATATgccatttctttaaaaaaaaaaaaaaaaaaaaaaaggggagggAAGCGCTACGTATTGACGTCATGACTTATTTGCATACTGCATCATATTTAAACGGTACTTGCGGAAATGAACGCCACTTCTTCTACTGCCACTCGCCGTGCTTTCTTCTGCATCGTGCTACAGCTAGtgagtttacttttttttttttttaaattaaaaaataattgtattgaaACGTGCCCATTTTAGATAGCATTTGGTTTCCTTTCGCTGTCATTTTGAACGTTGTTGCGACATCCGTTCTCATTAGAAACCGAAGGAAGGCTACTTTGATCTCAGCTCCATCTTGCAGTAAAGGGTGATAGTCGATGTTAGTGATGTAGAAAAGGGGGCATCAAAATCTCGAGAGCGCCGTTTTTGGTTTTTTACTATCCTGTTTATTTGCGTGTGGTCTGCTGGGCTTCGGGAGCATGCTTTGTGTCGCTAGCATAAAGGGCGTTGGTTCCGCATCTGCACAGTTCCTCCAGTCGCATGCTGTTGTGTGTTTCCTTTTGTTTCTCAAGAACTCCACTTTTGTTTGCGTGATCTGGTTGAGGTTGAGAAATGTaaccaaaacttttttttttttttttttttttcccccctctctctctctcacccccccccctcctcctctcctctctctcgGGTTTAAGTCTACGCCAACATGTCTGACAAACCCGACATCGCGGAAATCACAACCTTTGACAAGACCAAGCTGAAGAAGACCGAGACCCAAGAGAAGAACCCACTGCCAACCAAAGAAAGTAAGTGCATctttttctcacaaaaatgTGGCTTTTTACATCGATGTTAAGCAAATGTGTCTTTTGCAGCCATCGAGCAGGAGAAGGCGTCGTAAAGTCTGAcctaatgtactgtacattccaCAAGCCCTTCAACTGAAGTCCACCTGCAATGGCTGGCCAAATGCCACCCCATCACTTTGCTGCAATCACGTTTTTGTCACAGTGAAGAGCCGCTTGTTCACATGGATCCacggtcttgtttttttttttttttttttttgtggaggcTTCCTTTGGGGATGGAAGAGTGGAACCACACTTCATGATGTGGAACGCCTGGATATCCTCTCacagaaatgtattatttttttgtaaatctggAATTCACTTTGttaaatatgcaaaataaaagtataaagGGTCAGTTGTGTCTGGTTTTGATTGAAATTGTGGCTCaaacaatggtgtgtgtgtgtctgtgtgtgtgtgtgtgtgtgtatatgcttCAATGGTGACTGGGGAGTGATGTGGGGGAAGGGTATTTGCAGATTTGATCAACTCTTACCTAGAAGGGCTCATCAAATTTGCGAAAAGCTTTTGAGTCTATGGTACAACTCCACTGTGGTTGGGGTGGGAATTTGTTAGGAGCTAAGTGATGACCGCTGCTTCATGTGCATTTAATCAGATCATTATGCAACTTCAGCTGCTCTGTTAACAGCTGTGCTTTTACAACAATCTGCTCTGCTGTGGGATTGACACAGATTTCCATTCAGTCTGTGAGTGGCTGCATTTAACCTAGTCTGAGAACAGCCAAGGGGGTATGAGGGCAAGTGTTTATTTGTGGTATTTTTAGCTAAAGGCCACAATTCCTACACTGTACACACAGCTGGGAGATCTCCCAGCTGCAGGCACAAATATCCTGTCATAATGCACTAGATGTGAACTAAATTTCATATAAAACACTATCTTACTCCGTGGAACCTCTGAAGGACACTGGTCAACCTCAGTTTGGTAAGTAGGTAGCCACCTTTCTACCCCAGAGCAAACTGGGAACATTATAAAGTCCATTGCATGGCCTTTTTTAACTACAGATTTGCTAATAACTAGCATAAAAGTGTGAAAAGAAGAACTATATCTGCAACACGAGACAACACAGCATCCGTAAACCTCTACCACTGCCAATAGCGACCTTTCTCTTCACCATCTTGACATATTTAACGCCCTGCTCTCGCCGGCGTCAAACCCATGAGCCTCGCCTTCCTGTCGGCCCTCTACCGAATTCTTCTGTTTGCTGTCAAGCTGGCTGGGTATCAGCTCGTGGCTGACACTAGCTACGTGTACTTCTCTACTAACATGGAACCTGAGAAgttgaatagttgtttgttaggttttacagaaaagaaaagaattgCGATGAATCGCAAATCTGCggtgattcactgtatattgatCCTGAAGGACATTCTGGCTGAGTGGCAGCAATAACTGGTACGAAACATCACAAACAGGTATTAGGTCGTTAAATAGGCAAGTATgagcaaatatataaaaaagctGAAGGccaatttaaaaagtaataaaacaaagacaggtTTGGTATATACAGGATACTGTAAGCGCCAATTTATTGTCGACTTGACAGAACGTGCACTATTTTCCTATGttacattttgtttctggtTCTATGCTTATCAATTCTTGTTCTCTTTTCAACTCGTGTAGTTGAACCTTTAGTtgttcactgagctgaagtttcATGATATTTTCTgaagtttttacattttaatcgGTTTTCCAACTCCACAACTTTAGCGCGTTCATATTTAAAGGTTCTTCTGCAATTTGCGACCAGTTCAAACTTCAATTCATGTTATCTAATCAAGCGTGCTGACGTTGATTGTTTCGAATGAGAAACGATGCAAAGTTGGCCAGAAGGGACACCAAGTGGTCATCTGCCAGCCCTGTGGACTGACGGCTCATGACGACGATGCGGTCgcatgtgtaatgtgatttgaGACAGCGAGAAGATTGCTTTAATTGGACTACTGTTGTGATTGCTACTTCCAACACAATCTACAAATACTGAACAATTAACACAGGCAATAGAGGTTTTCTGAAAATGCCCATCAAACCCATGCCATCTTAAAGgaaacaaagaacaaaacaagCCAAATGTGTCTCTGTTTTCATCCACAACACATGAAGACTGGCTCCATCTTTCCTGTTCTGTTTCCATGGAAGCACACAGTGGGTGATGAGGGAAACTGCTCTGAAACCAAAATGATTTCACTATAGCATATTGACATCCAAGGAGTCAGTGCAACACTCTACAATTAGCAGCAGCGCTCTCTTCCAGTTACAGTGcaatgacattttcaaaatgtggacgtttatccatccattttcgattaTGCTCTTTCTGTTCAGGTCCGCAgggagctgcagcctatcccaagTGACTTCGGGCAAAATTCCATCATCAgtccatcgcagggcacatacaagacaaaaaaacacccccccccccccccccaaaaaaaaaacccacttacACTCACATTTATACTACTACCTAGTCCACACCTAACTCACGCTGCACAAAACTAGAGTAACCCATAGTATGATATTGTCATTACACTTTGCCAACCATACCGATAGAATTACGATAAAGCAATTGTGCGATAATCGATATAGTGGAAGAAAACACACGTGACACAAAGATATCTGTTTATGAGGAgaggatgttttttattttttaaagtacagtcgGTGGAGATACTTGAAAAGAAGTGTGATGTAGATGTCATGAAGTATGTCTTTAttggtttattgttttttttagtgctgATATAAAGCAATATTGATATCTTGACGCATAAAACTACGATGCATTGTGATATTGATATATTGCCCCACCCCATACAATATTGTACTATGAAGGGTTACACTACTCATCAGAGAGCATAAATGTCCCAGAACTCCATGTTAATATTTAATGgaacattttctttcttgtccCTATAGTCTATATGTTGCCGTGCATAcagataaataaatcaaaataaataaataggaatAAAAGTTCTGAGAGTACCAAACAAGCCGGGATGGTTTTGTGGTTTGCAGGTCAGCTGATTGCAAGAAACATTCCCTCCAGGTTTGGGGGGAGGGGCAGTACAGCTAAAGAATGTTTTTCTTGTTAAggcatgttttgggggatgtgcCTCACAGCATCACTGGCACCGATATAGACCTGACATTGATAATTAGACAGTGTGGTAACTTTAAACCACAAACACACTAGCAGttttataatattaatattattagttttttaaaggtaaaaaaaaaaaaatggaaaggaacCAGCTACTGAGGCTAAAACAACAGTCTGCTCTCTTACTTTCTGATGTCAACAGCAATGTTCTAAATAGCACGTATATGTTCTACATCGTTGACTATACATTTGAATTTGTAAAGCTCAAACGTAGCTGCACCATAGGCCAATGAGCAGTACTGCATATCCCTGTTTACTGTTTGAATGGCAAACAAGGGGCTGACAGCCAGAAAAGgaacaggaaacaggaagtcagacaaacacacacgaaGGAAATGACTCCAAAAACAGCACAATAAGGAACACAAGACAATGGCATTGATACAGATTAATTTCACAATTGTGTCACTGTTCTGTATTCAATCACGTATTGGAAAGAAAGACAAACTTCCAA is drawn from Phycodurus eques isolate BA_2022a chromosome 12, UOR_Pequ_1.1, whole genome shotgun sequence and contains these coding sequences:
- the LOC133410386 gene encoding toll-like receptor 8 isoform X1, which produces MAAKCWVHLLLLFACFCPVASKPEWMLPQFPCDVRAQNVSEVKFDCQRRRLQKIPHGITSNATVLNLSENQIKHIESNIFSRLLNLTRINLSWANQKQSVKIDDNTFRNLTKLRVLELNGNRLTALPAPLPLGLTDLELNSNNILSLDNSSLIGLPNVTKLWLSKNCYYWNPCGTNMNIAEGSFAPMTKLLNLDLSFNNLTKVPKGLPSSLNTLELASNQIQDISEYDFRGMEQLKVLKIQGNCPRCQNAPYPCVSCKNESLAIHVNAFNDLIQLQSLSLAGNSLTSINPSWFKNLSQLKELFISFNFLETVITGDAIFLTHIPKLEKIDLSFNFLLKIYPQTLKLSKYFSHLVSLRTLHLAGLVFQEIGTDTLQPLYDLKNLSALNLGTNFIIHFNSSIMGKFSNLKMIYLAENRLYPTKVRSVMHSNEGYNLFSTFTSHHPQDFEISHSLIKQECYDSGRVLSLNSNNLFFISPQQFEGYGNITCLNLSGNGFSSALNGTEFTSIPTLTYLDLSFNKLDLAYDHAFSELKKLQVLDISYNSHYFQAYGITHNLHFLQNLPVLRVLNMSHNSISTLTTKHMCSKSLSELQFQNNHLGNLWKERDPSYIALFSNLTNLTILDISNNRITKLPDKVYNFFPKNLTILCISHNSLSVFRWDKLNHFLHLQSLDLSYNVISDVTGINFNATNKLLHLDLSHNEIYHLDDGFLKGAKSLTTLSLSYNKLAVINQSTFQLSPESPIQKLFLGHNPFQCTCHMLDFILWIETSGVHIPQLTTDVTCEAPENQKGRALIYFEINQCVNGSYAFLLCLLSSSFIIVFMFVVTSAHLFYWDASYILHYVKAKLMGYQSLNSGHSVYDVFVTYDTKDPHVSEWVMRNLRVKLEEEGEKHLPLCLEQRDWLPGVPLMDNLLQSIRQSRKTMFVLTEGYVKTGVFRLAMYLAHQRLLDENVDVIVLLMLEPVLQHSYFLRLRRRLCGKSVVEWPKTAAAEPWFWQNLRNVIRVDNQVMYNKTYSMYFTNR
- the LOC133410386 gene encoding toll-like receptor 8 isoform X2, coding for MFFYLAAKCWVHLLLLFACFCPVASKPEWMLPQFPCDVRAQNVSEVKFDCQRRRLQKIPHGITSNATVLNLSENQIKHIESNIFSRLLNLTRINLSWANQKQSVKIDDNTFRNLTKLRVLELNGNRLTALPAPLPLGLTDLELNSNNILSLDNSSLIGLPNVTKLWLSKNCYYWNPCGTNMNIAEGSFAPMTKLLNLDLSFNNLTKVPKGLPSSLNTLELASNQIQDISEYDFRGMEQLKVLKIQGNCPRCQNAPYPCVSCKNESLAIHVNAFNDLIQLQSLSLAGNSLTSINPSWFKNLSQLKELFISFNFLETVITGDAIFLTHIPKLEKIDLSFNFLLKIYPQTLKLSKYFSHLVSLRTLHLAGLVFQEIGTDTLQPLYDLKNLSALNLGTNFIIHFNSSIMGKFSNLKMIYLAENRLYPTKVRSVMHSNEGYNLFSTFTSHHPQDFEISHSLIKQECYDSGRVLSLNSNNLFFISPQQFEGYGNITCLNLSGNGFSSALNGTEFTSIPTLTYLDLSFNKLDLAYDHAFSELKKLQVLDISYNSHYFQAYGITHNLHFLQNLPVLRVLNMSHNSISTLTTKHMCSKSLSELQFQNNHLGNLWKERDPSYIALFSNLTNLTILDISNNRITKLPDKVYNFFPKNLTILCISHNSLSVFRWDKLNHFLHLQSLDLSYNVISDVTGINFNATNKLLHLDLSHNEIYHLDDGFLKGAKSLTTLSLSYNKLAVINQSTFQLSPESPIQKLFLGHNPFQCTCHMLDFILWIETSGVHIPQLTTDVTCEAPENQKGRALIYFEINQCVNGSYAFLLCLLSSSFIIVFMFVVTSAHLFYWDASYILHYVKAKLMGYQSLNSGHSVYDVFVTYDTKDPHVSEWVMRNLRVKLEEEGEKHLPLCLEQRDWLPGVPLMDNLLQSIRQSRKTMFVLTEGYVKTGVFRLAMYLAHQRLLDENVDVIVLLMLEPVLQHSYFLRLRRRLCGKSVVEWPKTAAAEPWFWQNLRNVIRVDNQVMYNKTYSMYFTNSERHFFYCHSPCFLLHRATAIYANMSDKPDIAEITTFDKTKLKKTETQEKNPLPTKETIEQEKAS